The Klebsiella sp. RHBSTW-00484 genome includes a window with the following:
- a CDS encoding sulfatase-like hydrolase/transferase: MSRPNFLFIMTDTQATNMVGCYSDKPLNTNNIDSLAAEGIRFNSAYTCSPVCTPARAGLFTGIYANQSGPWTNNVAPGKNISTMGRYFKDAGYHTCYIGKWHLDGHDYFGTGECPSEWDADYWFDGANYLAELTEEEISLWRNGLNSVEDLQRHGIDETFTWAHRISNRAVDFLHQPARADEPFLMVVSYDEPHHPFTCPVEYLEKYQDFYYDLGPKAHDSLANKPEHHRLWSEAMPSPVGEDGRYHHPLYFACNDFVDDQIGRVIDALTPEQRENTWVIYTSDHGEMMGAHKLISKGAAMYDDITRIPLIMRPPQGESMQIDTPVSHIDLLPTMMALADIDKPDILPGENILQAETTRGVMVEFNRYEIEHDSFGGFIPVRCWVTDEYKLVLNLFTSDELYDRINDPDELHNLIDVHEFADVRCRMHDALLDYMDKIRDPFRSYQWSLRPWRPEAQPRWMGAFRPRPQDGYSPVVRDYDTGLPTQGVKVEEKKQKF; this comes from the coding sequence ATGAGTCGCCCCAATTTCCTGTTTATTATGACCGATACTCAGGCCACCAATATGGTGGGCTGTTACAGCGATAAGCCGCTGAATACCAATAATATTGATAGTCTGGCCGCTGAAGGTATCCGCTTCAATTCCGCCTACACCTGCTCGCCGGTATGCACCCCGGCGCGTGCCGGGCTGTTTACCGGGATTTACGCCAACCAGTCCGGCCCGTGGACCAATAACGTCGCGCCGGGGAAAAACATCTCCACCATGGGGCGTTACTTCAAAGATGCGGGCTACCACACTTGCTATATCGGCAAGTGGCATCTCGACGGGCATGACTATTTCGGCACCGGCGAGTGCCCTTCTGAGTGGGATGCTGACTACTGGTTTGATGGCGCGAATTACCTCGCGGAACTGACCGAGGAAGAGATCAGCTTGTGGCGCAACGGCCTGAACTCGGTTGAAGATTTACAGCGACACGGTATCGACGAAACCTTTACCTGGGCGCACCGCATCAGCAATCGGGCGGTAGACTTCCTGCATCAACCCGCGCGCGCCGACGAGCCGTTCCTGATGGTGGTGTCCTATGACGAGCCGCACCATCCGTTTACCTGCCCGGTGGAGTATCTGGAAAAGTATCAGGACTTTTATTACGACCTCGGGCCGAAGGCTCACGACTCGCTGGCGAATAAACCCGAGCACCATCGGCTATGGTCCGAGGCTATGCCGTCCCCGGTGGGCGAAGACGGGCGCTATCACCATCCGCTCTATTTTGCCTGCAACGACTTTGTTGATGACCAGATTGGTCGGGTGATCGATGCCTTAACCCCGGAGCAGCGGGAGAATACCTGGGTGATTTACACCTCCGATCACGGTGAGATGATGGGGGCGCATAAGCTCATCAGCAAAGGCGCGGCGATGTATGACGACATCACCCGTATCCCGCTAATAATGCGCCCGCCGCAGGGGGAATCCATGCAGATCGATACGCCGGTCAGCCATATCGACCTGCTGCCGACGATGATGGCGCTGGCGGACATCGATAAGCCGGATATCCTGCCGGGGGAAAACATCCTGCAAGCCGAAACGACGCGCGGCGTGATGGTGGAATTCAACCGTTATGAGATTGAGCATGACAGCTTTGGAGGTTTTATCCCGGTGCGCTGCTGGGTGACCGATGAGTACAAACTGGTGCTCAATCTATTTACCAGTGATGAACTTTACGACAGGATTAACGATCCGGATGAGCTACATAACCTGATCGATGTCCATGAGTTCGCCGACGTTCGCTGCCGGATGCACGATGCGTTGCTGGATTATATGGATAAAATCCGCGACCCGTTCCGCAGTTATCAGTGGAGCCTGCGCCCGTGGCGGCCTGAGGCCCAGCCACGTTGGATGGGCGCTTTCCGCCCGCGCCCGCAGGATGGCTATTCCCCGGTAGTACGCGACTACGACACCGGCCTGCCGACCCAGGGCGTGAAGGTTGAGGAGAAAAAACAGAAGTTTTGA
- a CDS encoding YidH family protein has protein sequence MKISRLGEAPDYRFSLANERTFLAWIRTSLGFLAGGIGLDQLAPDFATPLIREILALLLCLFAGGLAIYGYLRWLSNEKAMRLKQDLPYTRTLLLISILLTIVIVVVMALVLYAG, from the coding sequence ATGAAAATATCCCGCCTTGGCGAAGCGCCGGACTACCGTTTCTCGCTGGCCAACGAACGTACCTTTCTGGCGTGGATCCGCACTTCGCTCGGTTTCCTCGCGGGGGGCATTGGCCTGGACCAGCTGGCGCCGGATTTTGCTACGCCGCTGATTCGCGAAATCCTCGCTCTGCTGTTGTGCCTGTTTGCCGGTGGTCTGGCTATCTACGGCTATTTGCGCTGGCTGAGCAACGAAAAGGCGATGCGGCTTAAGCAGGACCTTCCCTACACCCGCACTTTGCTGCTGATCAGTATTCTGCTGACGATTGTTATCGTGGTGGTGATGGCGTTAGTGCTCTATGCCGGATAA
- a CDS encoding DUF202 domain-containing protein, whose product MPDNRRARRESDPGLQPERTSLAWFRTLLGYGALLALAIKHHWHQAGLPFWISLCILPFVAIILWRYTRSRNLMDVEQSDFVQRQAVRDKFLIAFAVLSLSLLFAITHIRQVILFIKDVI is encoded by the coding sequence ATGCCGGATAATCGCCGGGCGCGTCGCGAAAGCGATCCGGGCCTGCAGCCGGAGCGTACGTCGCTGGCCTGGTTCCGCACGCTTTTAGGCTATGGCGCGCTGCTGGCGCTGGCGATTAAGCACCACTGGCATCAGGCGGGGCTACCGTTCTGGATCTCGCTGTGCATATTGCCGTTCGTCGCCATCATCCTCTGGCGCTATACCCGCAGCCGCAATTTGATGGACGTTGAGCAGAGTGATTTTGTTCAGCGGCAGGCGGTTCGTGACAAATTTTTGATCGCATTCGCAGTACTTTCTCTGTCATTGCTGTTTGCTATAACGCACATACGACAGGTGATTTTGTTTATTAAGGATGTGATATGA
- a CDS encoding radical SAM protein: MTGCQADYGDNQHCGNCKSLVSDIPVQEVVIHRQECENPDRVYLQLSAKGTVAIKFIPHLQPADARLWGDFLCAVFAIWVKEDANRVVVPLFEATLRAWRGEAVHYANNPPGPACAGCPWLRLCGGGCPQLRLEDGSNALCEGYRQFYSWSAPYMRVLRDLLNQHRSPVELMHLLR; encoded by the coding sequence ATGACAGGATGTCAGGCCGATTACGGTGACAATCAGCACTGTGGTAACTGCAAATCTCTGGTGAGCGATATCCCGGTGCAGGAAGTGGTTATCCATCGTCAGGAGTGTGAAAACCCCGATCGTGTCTACCTTCAACTGAGCGCGAAGGGGACGGTGGCCATCAAGTTTATTCCCCATCTGCAGCCCGCCGACGCCCGGCTTTGGGGGGATTTTCTCTGCGCGGTGTTTGCTATTTGGGTCAAGGAAGATGCGAATCGCGTTGTGGTGCCGCTGTTTGAGGCCACGCTACGTGCCTGGCGCGGTGAGGCGGTGCATTATGCTAACAATCCACCGGGGCCGGCCTGCGCGGGCTGCCCCTGGCTAAGATTATGCGGCGGCGGCTGCCCGCAGCTGCGTCTGGAAGATGGCTCCAATGCGCTATGCGAGGGATACCGGCAGTTTTACAGCTGGAGCGCCCCCTACATGCGCGTCCTGCGTGATTTACTCAATCAACACCGCTCGCCGGTTGAACTGATGCATCTGCTGCGCTAA
- the dsdA gene encoding D-serine ammonia-lyase → MKNADMTTLIAQFPLLEELIALKETTWFNPSTTSLAEGLPYVGLTTEDVQDAHTRLDRFAPYLAQAFPETATTGGIIESELIAIPEMKARLETAFSQPISGDLLLKKDSHLPISGSIKARGGIYEVLTHAEKLAINAGLLKISDDYRKLLTPEFRQFFSQYSIAVGSTGNLGMSIGIMSARIGFKVTVHMSADARAWKKAKLRSHGVTVVEYEEDYGVAVEQGRKAAESDPNCFFIDDENSRTLFLGYAVAGERLKAQFAREGRIVDADHPLFVYLPCGVGGGPGGVAFGLKLAFGDHVHCFFAEPTHSPCMLLGVYTGLHDEISVQDLGIDNLTAADGLAVGRASGFVGRAMERLLDGFYSLDDQTMYDMLGWLAQEENLRLEPSALAGMAGPQRVCASRAYQQMHAFTAEQMQNATHLVWATGGGMVPEEEMAQYLAKGR, encoded by the coding sequence ATGAAAAACGCTGACATGACCACTTTAATCGCACAGTTTCCTCTGCTGGAGGAGCTGATTGCCCTGAAAGAAACCACCTGGTTTAACCCGTCAACAACGTCGCTGGCGGAAGGTTTACCCTATGTTGGTTTAACGACTGAAGACGTTCAGGACGCCCACACCAGGCTCGATCGCTTTGCGCCGTATCTGGCGCAAGCCTTCCCGGAAACCGCTACCACCGGCGGGATTATCGAGTCCGAACTGATAGCCATCCCGGAAATGAAAGCCCGGCTGGAAACAGCCTTCAGCCAGCCGATTAGCGGCGATCTGTTGCTGAAAAAAGACAGCCACCTGCCGATTTCCGGCTCGATTAAGGCCCGCGGCGGCATTTACGAGGTGCTGACCCATGCGGAGAAGTTGGCTATCAACGCAGGTTTGTTAAAAATTTCTGATGACTACCGCAAGCTGCTGACCCCGGAATTCAGGCAGTTCTTTAGCCAGTACAGCATCGCCGTTGGATCCACCGGCAACCTCGGGATGTCGATTGGCATTATGAGCGCGCGTATCGGCTTTAAGGTGACGGTACATATGTCCGCCGACGCCCGGGCGTGGAAAAAAGCCAAACTGCGCAGCCACGGCGTTACCGTGGTGGAGTACGAAGAGGATTACGGCGTGGCGGTCGAGCAGGGACGTAAAGCCGCCGAATCGGACCCGAACTGCTTCTTTATTGATGATGAGAACTCGCGCACCCTGTTCCTCGGCTATGCCGTGGCCGGTGAGCGGCTAAAAGCGCAGTTTGCCCGCGAAGGGCGCATCGTGGATGCCGATCATCCGCTATTTGTTTACCTGCCGTGCGGCGTCGGCGGCGGCCCCGGCGGAGTGGCGTTTGGCCTGAAGCTGGCCTTCGGCGACCACGTGCACTGCTTCTTCGCCGAGCCGACCCACTCGCCTTGTATGCTGCTGGGGGTCTACACCGGCCTGCATGATGAGATTTCGGTTCAGGATTTGGGGATTGATAATCTGACTGCCGCCGACGGTCTGGCGGTGGGCCGCGCGTCGGGCTTCGTTGGCCGGGCGATGGAACGCCTGCTGGATGGGTTTTATTCTCTAGATGACCAGACCATGTACGACATGCTGGGCTGGCTGGCGCAGGAAGAAAACCTGCGTCTGGAGCCGTCCGCTCTGGCGGGAATGGCCGGGCCGCAGCGGGTTTGCGCCAGCCGGGCGTATCAGCAGATGCACGCGTTCACCGCTGAGCAGATGCAAAACGCCACCCATTTAGTATGGGCAACCGGCGGCGGCATGGTGCCGGAAGAGGAGATGGCGCAGTATCTGGCGAAAGGGCGTTAA
- the dsdX gene encoding D-serine transporter DsdX has product MESQIWVVSTLLISIVLIVVTIVKLKFHPFLALLLASFFVGAMMGMSPLDMVNAIESGIGGTLGFLAAVIGLGTILGKMMEVSGAAERIGLTLQRCRWLSADVIMVLVGLICGITLFVEVGVVLLIPLAFSIAKKTNTSLLKLAIPLCTALMAVHCVVPPHPAALFVANKLGADIGTVIVYGLLVGLLASLVGGPLFLRLLGNRLPFKAVPAEFSNLEVRKEETLPSLGATLFTVLLPIGLMLVKTVAELNMAKGGTLYMLLEFIGNPITAMFIAVFVAYYVLGIRQDMGMSTLLTHTENCFGSIANILLIIGAGGAFNAILKTSGLADTLAVILSNLDMHPILLAWLVALILHAAVGSATVAMMGATAIVAPMLPLYPGVSPEIIAIAIGSGAIGCTIVTDSLFWLVKQYCGASLNETFKYYTTATFIASLLALAGTFLLSFII; this is encoded by the coding sequence ATGGAATCTCAGATCTGGGTTGTGAGCACGTTGCTTATCAGCATCGTGTTGATTGTGGTAACTATCGTCAAACTGAAGTTTCACCCATTCCTGGCGCTGCTGCTGGCGAGTTTTTTCGTTGGCGCAATGATGGGGATGAGCCCGCTGGATATGGTTAACGCCATTGAGAGCGGGATTGGCGGCACGCTGGGCTTCCTGGCGGCGGTCATTGGGCTGGGGACTATTCTCGGCAAGATGATGGAGGTTTCCGGCGCGGCGGAACGCATCGGTCTGACGCTCCAGCGCTGCCGCTGGCTGTCAGCGGATGTCATTATGGTGCTGGTGGGCCTGATTTGCGGGATTACGCTATTCGTTGAAGTGGGTGTCGTTCTGCTTATCCCACTGGCGTTTTCCATTGCCAAAAAGACCAACACATCGCTGCTCAAGCTGGCAATCCCACTGTGTACGGCGCTGATGGCAGTCCACTGCGTGGTGCCTCCGCATCCGGCAGCGCTGTTCGTTGCCAACAAGCTGGGCGCGGATATCGGCACGGTGATCGTCTATGGTCTGCTGGTGGGCCTGCTGGCGTCTCTGGTCGGCGGCCCCTTGTTCCTGCGTCTGCTCGGCAACCGTCTGCCGTTTAAAGCGGTTCCGGCTGAGTTTTCCAACCTCGAAGTGCGCAAAGAAGAGACGCTACCGTCGCTCGGCGCCACGCTATTTACGGTGCTGCTGCCAATCGGTCTGATGCTGGTAAAAACCGTTGCCGAACTGAATATGGCCAAAGGCGGCACGCTGTACATGCTGTTGGAGTTTATCGGTAACCCAATCACCGCCATGTTTATCGCCGTCTTTGTGGCGTACTACGTGCTGGGCATCCGCCAGGATATGGGGATGAGCACCCTGCTGACGCATACGGAAAACTGCTTCGGTTCGATTGCCAATATTCTGCTGATTATCGGCGCTGGCGGGGCCTTCAACGCCATTCTGAAAACCAGCGGCCTGGCCGATACGCTGGCGGTGATTTTGTCAAACCTCGACATGCACCCGATTCTGCTGGCCTGGCTGGTGGCGCTGATTCTGCACGCCGCTGTCGGTTCCGCCACTGTGGCGATGATGGGCGCAACTGCTATCGTCGCACCAATGCTGCCGCTCTATCCCGGCGTGAGCCCGGAAATCATCGCTATCGCCATCGGCTCAGGCGCGATTGGCTGCACTATCGTAACGGATTCCCTGTTCTGGCTGGTTAAACAGTACTGCGGCGCAAGCCTCAACGAGACGTTCAAGTACTATACAACGGCGACCTTTATCGCCTCGTTACTTGCACTGGCTGGCACATTCCTGCTTTCTTTCATCATCTGA
- the dsdC gene encoding DNA-binding transcriptional regulator DsdC — protein sequence MEMLKDLGNRLLNGWQLSKLYTFEVAARHESFALAAEELSLTPSAVSHRINQLEEELGIQLFVRSHRKVELTHEGKRVFWALKSSLDSLNQEILDIKNQELSGTLTVYSRPSIAQCWLVPALGDFTRRYPSISLTVLTGNDNVNMQRAGIDLAIYFDDAPSSQLSHHFLMDESIVPVCTADYARQHQLQQNPDNLRRCTLLHDRQAWSNDSGTDEWFSWAQQFAINLPQSSGIGFDRSDLAVIAAMNHVGVAMGRKRLVQKRLDSGELIAPFGDMMLKCHQHYYVTTLSGRQWPKIDAFINWLQSQAQL from the coding sequence ATGGAAATGCTAAAAGATCTGGGTAACCGGCTGCTTAACGGCTGGCAGCTGTCGAAGCTCTATACCTTTGAAGTCGCTGCCCGGCATGAGTCGTTTGCGCTGGCGGCGGAAGAACTATCGCTGACGCCGAGCGCGGTCAGCCACCGAATAAACCAGCTTGAAGAGGAGCTGGGGATCCAGCTGTTTGTGCGATCGCATCGCAAGGTGGAACTGACGCATGAAGGCAAGCGGGTGTTCTGGGCGCTGAAATCCTCGCTGGACAGCCTCAACCAGGAGATTCTGGATATTAAAAACCAGGAGCTGTCGGGGACGTTAACCGTCTATTCGCGCCCGTCCATCGCCCAGTGCTGGCTGGTTCCGGCGCTGGGTGATTTTACCCGCCGCTACCCATCGATCTCGCTCACCGTGCTGACCGGCAACGATAACGTCAATATGCAGCGTGCGGGGATCGACCTGGCGATTTACTTTGATGATGCGCCCTCATCGCAGCTCAGCCATCATTTTCTGATGGATGAGTCCATCGTGCCGGTTTGTACGGCGGATTACGCGCGCCAGCATCAGCTTCAGCAGAATCCCGATAACCTTCGTCGCTGCACGCTATTGCATGACCGTCAGGCCTGGAGCAACGATTCCGGTACCGATGAGTGGTTTAGCTGGGCGCAACAATTTGCGATTAACTTGCCGCAATCGTCGGGAATTGGCTTCGATCGTTCCGATTTAGCGGTGATTGCGGCGATGAATCACGTTGGTGTGGCAATGGGGCGTAAACGGCTAGTGCAAAAACGCCTCGATAGCGGGGAGCTGATCGCGCCGTTCGGCGACATGATGCTGAAATGCCACCAGCACTATTACGTGACGACCCTGTCGGGCCGTCAGTGGCCGAAAATCGATGCGTTTATCAACTGGTTGCAGAGTCAGGCGCAATTATGA
- a CDS encoding GNAT family N-acetyltransferase codes for MEIINGINPADQEELLTGLREYNLRFLDPAQFGELGVYSRDNAGVMRGGLIAEHKGSWLCIKYLWVSEASRGSGLGSELMQEAENQARERGCSHMLVDTFSFQALPFYQKLGYQLQMSLPDFPHVGMERHYLTKVL; via the coding sequence ATGGAGATAATTAATGGCATTAATCCCGCCGACCAGGAGGAGCTGCTGACGGGGCTGCGGGAATACAATTTACGTTTTCTGGACCCGGCGCAGTTTGGTGAGCTAGGAGTCTATTCTCGCGATAATGCAGGTGTGATGCGCGGTGGTTTGATTGCCGAACATAAAGGTAGCTGGTTGTGTATTAAGTATTTGTGGGTCAGCGAAGCCTCGCGCGGCAGCGGGTTGGGTAGCGAGCTGATGCAGGAAGCGGAAAACCAGGCGCGGGAGCGCGGTTGTAGCCACATGCTGGTGGATACGTTCAGCTTTCAGGCGCTGCCGTTTTATCAGAAATTGGGTTATCAGCTGCAGATGTCGCTGCCGGATTTCCCGCATGTGGGTATGGAGCGCCACTATTTAACGAAAGTATTATAA
- a CDS encoding efflux RND transporter periplasmic adaptor subunit produces MKYTITPIAAAALFLLSGCDNAQTSAPQQMVPEVGVVTLQGQPVPVVSSLTGRTTASLSAEVRPQVGGIVQKRLFTEGDMVKAGQALYQIDPSSYRAIFNEAAASLKQAQALVTADCQKAQRYAVLVKDNGVSRQDADDALSTCNQDKASVESKKAALESARINLNWTTVTAPIAGRIGISSVTPGALVSADQDTALATIRGLDIMYVDLTRSSVDLLHLRKQSLASNSDTLNVTLTLEDGSTYSEKGRLALTEVAVDESTGSVTLRAVFPNPQHVLLPGMFVRARVDEGIMDDAILAPQQGITRDAKGDATALVVDTSSKVEQRSVETGDTYGDKWLIVNGLKSGDKLIVEGTSKVAPGQQVKAVDVKNDGGNA; encoded by the coding sequence ATGAAATACACCATCACACCCATCGCAGCAGCTGCATTATTTCTCCTTAGTGGATGCGATAACGCGCAAACTTCCGCCCCACAGCAAATGGTCCCGGAAGTCGGCGTCGTCACCCTGCAAGGCCAGCCCGTTCCGGTGGTGAGCAGCCTTACGGGCCGCACCACCGCCTCGCTAAGCGCCGAGGTCCGCCCGCAGGTCGGCGGTATCGTACAAAAACGCCTGTTTACCGAGGGCGATATGGTCAAAGCCGGACAAGCGCTGTACCAAATCGACCCGTCCAGCTATCGGGCAATATTTAACGAAGCTGCCGCGTCGCTGAAACAGGCTCAGGCGCTGGTCACCGCCGACTGCCAAAAAGCCCAACGCTACGCGGTGCTGGTGAAAGATAACGGTGTCTCCCGCCAGGATGCCGACGACGCGCTGTCGACCTGTAATCAGGACAAAGCCAGCGTGGAGTCGAAAAAGGCGGCGCTGGAGAGCGCACGCATTAACCTGAACTGGACTACTGTCACCGCGCCGATTGCCGGGCGTATCGGTATCTCCTCCGTGACGCCGGGCGCGCTGGTTTCCGCCGATCAGGATACCGCGCTGGCGACGATCCGCGGACTGGACATCATGTACGTCGATCTCACCCGATCCAGCGTCGATCTGCTGCACTTGCGCAAGCAAAGTCTGGCGAGCAACAGCGATACCCTTAACGTCACGCTGACCCTTGAAGATGGCAGTACCTACAGCGAAAAAGGTCGTCTGGCGCTGACCGAAGTGGCGGTGGATGAATCAACTGGCTCGGTTACGCTGCGCGCGGTCTTCCCTAATCCGCAGCATGTACTGCTGCCGGGAATGTTCGTTCGCGCCCGCGTCGACGAAGGCATTATGGATGATGCAATCCTTGCCCCGCAGCAGGGTATCACCCGCGATGCTAAAGGCGATGCGACCGCGCTAGTGGTCGACACCAGCAGCAAAGTTGAGCAGCGTAGCGTGGAAACAGGAGACACCTACGGTGACAAATGGCTGATCGTCAACGGCCTGAAGAGCGGCGATAAGCTGATTGTTGAAGGTACCAGCAAAGTTGCGCCGGGCCAGCAGGTGAAAGCCGTCGACGTTAAAAACGACGGAGGCAACGCCTGA